One window of the Rhodococcus sovatensis genome contains the following:
- a CDS encoding metal ABC transporter ATP-binding protein has translation MSAVELRDAGLAFGERTLWQNLDLTVQPGEFVAVLGPNGSGKTSLLKVLLGQNHLTSGTAAIAGASVHRGQSGVGYIPQQRSIDDDLPLRGRDLVGLGWDGHRWGIGFRGMRERRRIVQHAIDQVGANSFAGAPVGTMSGGEQQRLRIAQALVGDPSVLLCDEPLLSLDLANQRLVSELIDRRRREHETAVLFVTHEINPILPLVDRVVYIVDGKFRIGTPKEVMTTEVLSELYGTEVEVLSVRGRLIVVGTGDSIDALGTAGAHHPPTEDPH, from the coding sequence ATGTCTGCTGTAGAACTGCGTGACGCCGGGCTGGCGTTCGGCGAGCGTACGCTCTGGCAGAACCTCGATCTCACCGTCCAGCCCGGAGAATTCGTTGCCGTCCTCGGCCCGAACGGTTCCGGCAAGACATCGCTGCTGAAGGTCTTGCTCGGCCAGAACCACCTCACTTCCGGTACCGCGGCGATCGCCGGTGCGTCGGTACATCGCGGCCAATCCGGGGTCGGTTACATACCCCAGCAACGCAGTATCGACGACGATCTCCCTTTGCGCGGGCGGGATCTCGTCGGCCTCGGGTGGGACGGTCACCGGTGGGGCATCGGATTCCGCGGGATGCGGGAACGCAGGCGCATCGTCCAGCACGCGATCGACCAGGTGGGCGCAAATTCTTTCGCCGGAGCACCTGTCGGCACCATGTCCGGCGGTGAACAGCAGCGGTTGCGTATCGCGCAGGCACTCGTCGGAGACCCGTCGGTACTGCTGTGTGACGAGCCTCTGCTCAGCCTCGATCTCGCCAACCAGAGGCTGGTGTCCGAACTGATCGATCGACGACGCCGGGAGCACGAAACCGCCGTCCTGTTCGTCACCCACGAGATCAATCCGATCCTCCCCCTCGTAGACCGTGTCGTCTACATCGTCGACGGAAAGTTCCGCATCGGCACGCCCAAAGAAGTCATGACCACCGAAGTGCTCTCCGAGTTGTACGGCACCGAGGTAGAGGTCCTCAGCGTCCGCGGCAGGCTCATCGTCGTCGGAACCGGAGATTCCATCGACGCACTGGGCACCGCGGGCGCGCACCATCCACCGACCGAGGATCCGCATTGA
- a CDS encoding metal ABC transporter permease, which yields MFDFSTTANLLSYDFVQQALIAAVILGLLAGALGPLIVSRQWAFAVHGSSELSLTGASAALLVGITVGLGAIVGSVVAAVMFALLGSKARDRDSVIGVIMSFGLGLSVLFIWLYPGRTGTSFALLIGQIVGVGQSGLQLLLVCAIVVLIVLVIVYRPLLFASTDPEVALARGVPVRGLSVVFAVLVGVACALGVQIVGALLVLSLLITPAAAAARVTASPLKATLLSVVFAETAAVGGILLSLAPGLPVSTFVTTISFVIYLICRAVGSRRKANSGRTITA from the coding sequence ATGTTCGACTTCAGCACTACCGCGAACCTGTTGAGCTACGACTTCGTACAGCAAGCTCTCATCGCCGCTGTGATCCTCGGTCTGCTCGCCGGCGCGCTGGGACCCTTGATCGTCAGCCGCCAGTGGGCGTTCGCCGTCCACGGCTCGAGCGAACTATCCCTCACCGGAGCGTCAGCTGCACTGCTCGTCGGCATAACCGTCGGGCTCGGCGCGATCGTCGGATCGGTCGTCGCCGCAGTGATGTTTGCTCTGCTCGGCTCCAAAGCCCGGGACCGCGATTCGGTCATCGGCGTGATCATGTCCTTCGGACTCGGCCTTTCCGTCCTGTTCATCTGGCTCTACCCCGGACGTACCGGTACCAGCTTCGCCCTTCTCATCGGCCAGATCGTCGGCGTCGGGCAGAGCGGGCTGCAGCTACTGCTCGTCTGCGCGATCGTCGTTCTGATAGTGCTGGTCATCGTTTATCGTCCGTTGCTGTTCGCCAGCACCGATCCCGAAGTCGCGCTTGCACGCGGCGTCCCGGTTCGCGGCCTGTCCGTCGTGTTCGCCGTCCTGGTGGGCGTTGCTTGTGCCCTCGGAGTTCAGATCGTCGGCGCTCTGCTGGTCCTGTCACTACTGATCACTCCTGCTGCCGCAGCCGCCCGCGTGACCGCCAGCCCGCTGAAGGCGACGCTACTGTCTGTAGTCTTCGCCGAAACAGCCGCAGTCGGTGGCATCCTGCTCTCACTTGCTCCCGGGCTGCCGGTGTCGACCTTCGTCACGACGATCTCGTTCGTGATCTACCTGATCTGCCGGGCGGTCGGGTCTCGGCGCAAGGCGAACTCCGGTCGCACAATAACGGCCTAG
- a CDS encoding LacI family DNA-binding transcriptional regulator has translation MSRSREPRRPATLASIAAELKVSRTTVSNAYNRPDQLSPELRERVLMAAKRRGYAGPDPVARSLRTRKAGAVGLVLTEALSYSFRDPAAMAFLAGLAESCEAAGQGLLLIPAGPDREDTAAAAVVQQAGVDAFVVYSVADDDPYLLAVRERHLPIVICDQPRGVPEAALVAIDDRAAMKLLAEQVIALGHEHIAVLCMRLGRDRRDGVVPPARLADSHFHVQRERIAGVKEAMVDAGLDPDSLTVVERFEHTMRSGHSAAAQALQANRDTTALLCTTDVLALGALNFAKVTGIDVPGQLTVTGFDGVEDAIRDNLTTVRQDAEEKGRRAGALLMSTSRSGVVSTEFMPTELFKGRTAGPPPA, from the coding sequence ATGTCCAGGTCGAGGGAGCCGCGGCGCCCGGCTACGTTGGCGTCCATCGCGGCCGAGTTGAAGGTGTCTCGCACTACGGTGTCGAACGCGTACAACCGTCCCGACCAGCTGTCCCCTGAGCTGCGCGAACGCGTGCTCATGGCGGCGAAGCGGCGCGGCTATGCGGGCCCGGATCCGGTGGCGCGTTCGCTGCGCACACGCAAGGCAGGTGCGGTCGGACTCGTGCTGACCGAGGCTCTCAGCTACTCGTTCCGGGATCCTGCCGCGATGGCGTTCCTCGCCGGCCTCGCCGAGTCGTGCGAGGCAGCCGGGCAAGGACTGTTGCTCATTCCTGCTGGTCCGGATCGCGAAGACACCGCAGCCGCAGCCGTCGTCCAACAGGCAGGTGTCGATGCGTTCGTCGTCTACTCCGTCGCCGACGACGATCCCTACTTGCTGGCGGTCCGCGAACGACACCTGCCGATCGTCATCTGCGACCAACCGCGGGGCGTGCCCGAGGCTGCACTCGTCGCGATCGACGACCGCGCCGCGATGAAGCTCCTCGCCGAACAGGTCATAGCGCTCGGCCACGAGCACATCGCCGTTCTGTGCATGCGATTGGGGCGCGACCGTCGCGACGGCGTCGTACCCCCAGCGAGACTGGCGGACAGTCACTTCCACGTTCAACGTGAGCGAATCGCGGGAGTCAAGGAAGCGATGGTCGACGCCGGACTCGACCCGGACTCGTTGACCGTCGTCGAACGGTTCGAACACACCATGCGTTCCGGTCACTCGGCAGCTGCGCAGGCGTTGCAGGCCAATCGCGACACCACCGCCTTGCTGTGCACCACCGACGTCCTCGCGCTGGGAGCACTCAACTTCGCGAAGGTCACCGGCATCGATGTACCCGGTCAGCTCACGGTCACCGGATTCGACGGTGTCGAAGACGCCATCCGGGACAACCTCACCACCGTCCGTCAGGATGCCGAGGAAAAGGGGCGACGGGCGGGTGCGCTGCTGATGTCCACCTCCAGATCCGGCGTCGTATCGACCGAATTCATGCCCACCGAGCTGTTCAAGGGGCGTACCGCTGGGCCGCCACCGGCCTGA
- a CDS encoding biotin-dependent carboxyltransferase family protein: MSSLHVLASGPLCTVQDRGRPGYSAIGVGRSGAADVRAHDAANRLVGNSIGCATLESTLGGLRVRAHGRVVAAVTGAPSPVTINGVADGMYCTIVLADGDELFIGTPLSGLRTYLAVRGGIGVEPVLGSRSTDTMSGLGPAPVAAGDNCPVGDGSSEWPAEHWALPPERPGAISVVLGPRADWFTDTESLFAQDWAVTADADRVGVRLDGETPLKRTSSKELPSEGMVVGALQVPPDGMPVVFLADHPVTGGYPVIGVVRSFDIPLLGQLRPGDSVRFTLRDLAPG, from the coding sequence ATGAGCTCACTGCACGTTCTTGCCTCGGGACCACTGTGCACGGTGCAGGACAGAGGAAGGCCAGGATACTCGGCAATCGGCGTCGGCCGGAGCGGCGCAGCAGACGTTCGCGCGCATGACGCTGCAAACCGGTTGGTGGGCAACAGCATCGGGTGCGCAACTCTGGAATCCACTCTCGGTGGCCTCCGAGTCCGCGCGCACGGACGCGTCGTCGCGGCCGTGACCGGCGCTCCGAGCCCGGTCACGATCAACGGCGTCGCCGACGGCATGTACTGCACGATCGTCCTGGCCGACGGCGACGAATTGTTCATCGGCACTCCACTGTCCGGACTGCGGACCTATCTGGCGGTTCGAGGTGGCATCGGCGTCGAACCCGTGCTCGGTAGCAGATCCACGGACACCATGTCCGGGCTCGGGCCAGCGCCTGTTGCGGCAGGCGACAACTGCCCGGTGGGAGACGGATCTTCCGAATGGCCCGCCGAACACTGGGCACTGCCACCGGAGCGTCCGGGCGCCATCAGCGTCGTCCTCGGGCCCCGCGCCGACTGGTTCACCGACACCGAGAGTCTCTTCGCCCAGGACTGGGCGGTCACTGCCGACGCCGACCGTGTCGGGGTGCGACTCGACGGCGAAACTCCGCTGAAGCGAACGAGTTCGAAGGAATTGCCGAGCGAGGGAATGGTCGTCGGCGCGTTGCAAGTCCCCCCGGACGGCATGCCCGTCGTGTTCCTTGCCGACCATCCCGTCACCGGCGGCTACCCGGTCATCGGAGTGGTGCGCAGCTTCGACATACCGCTGCTGGGCCAGTTGCGGCCGGGCGATTCGGTGCGCTTCACGCTGCGCGACCTCGCGCCCGGATAA
- a CDS encoding iron-siderophore ABC transporter substrate-binding protein — MSIGRLIVASIASGVLLLSAGACSSADDDSAATETRSVVHKLGTTDVPVDSGRVVTIGYSDQDTLLAFGEVPVGVTDWYGDYPDATWPWAQNALGEQHPVVLNRGQFTGQANIDYEGIAALAPDLIMAQYIDVSTDAYSRLSEIAPTVTGSPDYPDFGMPWQENVRLVGESLGEQEKADELVTSVADELDAQRQAHPEFEGKTVAVVEAGNPGKFWVRSPNDQRSRLLTSLGFVIPEQIADLAGDKDAFEISTEQLGMLDLDVLVWNTGSTAGTSDQVRAVPTYQALDVAKDGRDIFVDDPIVSGALTWGTVLSLPYAIEALVPQLAVAASK; from the coding sequence GTGTCCATTGGTCGATTGATCGTTGCCTCTATCGCATCCGGAGTGCTGTTGCTGAGCGCCGGTGCATGTTCTTCCGCCGACGACGACTCGGCGGCGACCGAGACACGCTCCGTCGTGCACAAGCTCGGTACCACCGATGTACCCGTCGATTCGGGACGAGTTGTAACCATCGGCTACTCGGATCAGGACACGCTGCTCGCATTCGGCGAGGTGCCCGTCGGAGTCACCGATTGGTACGGCGACTACCCCGACGCGACGTGGCCTTGGGCGCAGAACGCTCTCGGAGAGCAGCATCCGGTGGTGTTGAACCGCGGCCAGTTCACCGGCCAGGCCAACATCGACTACGAAGGTATCGCTGCGCTTGCGCCGGACTTGATCATGGCGCAGTACATCGACGTCAGTACCGACGCGTACTCGCGCCTCAGCGAGATCGCTCCGACCGTGACCGGATCGCCCGACTACCCCGACTTCGGAATGCCCTGGCAGGAGAACGTTCGGCTTGTTGGCGAATCGCTCGGCGAGCAAGAGAAGGCCGACGAGCTGGTCACTTCCGTCGCTGATGAACTCGATGCACAGCGCCAGGCCCATCCTGAGTTCGAAGGCAAGACCGTGGCTGTTGTCGAGGCAGGCAACCCAGGCAAGTTCTGGGTCCGGTCGCCCAACGATCAGCGCTCGCGGTTGCTGACCTCCTTGGGTTTTGTCATTCCTGAGCAGATAGCCGATCTTGCCGGCGACAAGGATGCATTCGAGATAAGTACAGAACAACTGGGCATGCTCGATCTCGACGTGTTGGTGTGGAACACCGGAAGTACCGCGGGTACGAGCGATCAGGTCCGAGCGGTGCCCACCTATCAAGCGCTCGACGTCGCCAAGGACGGGCGGGACATATTCGTCGACGATCCGATCGTGTCGGGTGCACTCACCTGGGGGACCGTGTTGAGCCTGCCGTACGCCATCGAAGCGTTGGTCCCGCAGTTGGCAGTCGCTGCTTCGAAGTGA
- the kstR gene encoding cholesterol catabolism transcriptional regulator KstR produces MTSSSRSGAVSPSDKNGSGDLTPLRPVGVLTDDDLSSNAQRERRKRILDSTLALASKGGYEAVQMRAVAERADVAVGTLYRYFPSKVHLLVSALAREFEKIDSRRKLPPGQTPQERMHLILGQITRAMQRDPLLTEAMTRAFMFADASAAAEVDQVGRLMDRLFAKAMSDGEPTELQLSIARVISDVWLSNLVAWLTRRSSATDVAARLELTVDLLLGDSKALD; encoded by the coding sequence ATGACCTCATCATCCAGGTCGGGCGCAGTGAGCCCTTCCGACAAGAACGGATCGGGCGATCTGACGCCACTCCGTCCGGTCGGCGTGCTCACGGACGACGATCTCAGCTCCAACGCACAGCGCGAACGCCGCAAGCGAATCCTCGATTCGACGCTCGCGCTCGCATCCAAGGGCGGGTACGAAGCCGTCCAGATGCGTGCCGTCGCCGAGCGCGCCGATGTGGCCGTCGGAACCCTGTATCGCTACTTTCCGTCGAAGGTGCATCTACTGGTATCGGCCCTGGCTCGCGAATTCGAGAAGATCGATTCCCGCCGCAAACTTCCCCCCGGCCAGACGCCGCAAGAGCGCATGCACCTGATCCTCGGGCAGATCACACGGGCCATGCAACGTGACCCGCTTCTCACCGAAGCGATGACGCGCGCCTTCATGTTCGCCGACGCGTCCGCCGCCGCCGAGGTCGATCAAGTCGGGCGCCTGATGGACCGATTGTTCGCCAAGGCGATGAGCGACGGTGAGCCGACGGAGTTGCAGCTCAGTATCGCTCGCGTCATCAGCGATGTGTGGCTGTCGAATCTAGTGGCATGGTTGACCCGGCGATCCTCCGCCACAGATGTGGCAGCGCGACTCGAACTGACCGTCGACCTTCTGCTCGGAGACTCCAAGGCTCTCGACTAG
- a CDS encoding metal ABC transporter solute-binding protein, Zn/Mn family — protein MRRTTTALVGLSCAAALTLSACSSDAETPTTSAPATAADGPITIVASTNVWGSVAEAVAGNLATVESIIADPSADPHSYEASPGDAAKVAEASLVVYNGGGYDEFITDILSSEGKDVPSVNAFELLDSDHAHEESENTAHESADGHSHGEVNEHVWYNVETAAATAESIADKLGQLDPENAAQYTTNAEAFHEQVHAITDVTAKIAADHPAVPVAQTEPIAHYLIEESGLDDKTPEDFKDAIEEGTDPSPASIAATRDLFTSNSVEALIYNIQTQDAVTQDIRSTAEAAGIPVVEVTETLPEGQTYIEWQTKAAQDLDAALSAS, from the coding sequence ATGCGTCGTACCACCACAGCGCTCGTCGGACTGTCCTGCGCCGCCGCTCTGACTCTGAGCGCATGCAGTTCGGACGCCGAGACTCCGACCACCTCGGCTCCTGCCACCGCCGCCGACGGGCCGATCACCATCGTCGCGTCGACGAACGTCTGGGGCAGTGTCGCCGAAGCCGTCGCCGGAAACCTGGCCACCGTCGAGTCGATCATCGCCGACCCTTCGGCCGATCCGCACTCGTACGAGGCATCACCCGGTGACGCCGCCAAGGTCGCCGAAGCATCGCTCGTGGTCTACAACGGCGGCGGATACGACGAGTTCATCACCGACATCCTGAGCTCGGAAGGCAAGGATGTGCCGTCGGTGAACGCGTTCGAACTGCTCGATTCCGACCATGCACACGAAGAGTCCGAGAACACGGCCCACGAGTCCGCCGACGGTCACAGCCACGGTGAGGTCAACGAGCATGTCTGGTACAACGTCGAAACCGCTGCTGCCACAGCAGAATCCATCGCAGACAAGCTGGGGCAGCTCGACCCCGAGAACGCTGCGCAGTACACCACCAACGCAGAGGCATTCCACGAGCAGGTTCACGCAATCACCGACGTGACGGCCAAGATCGCCGCCGACCACCCCGCGGTGCCGGTGGCGCAGACAGAGCCGATCGCGCACTACCTCATCGAGGAGTCCGGTCTCGACGACAAGACCCCCGAGGACTTCAAGGACGCCATCGAGGAAGGCACCGATCCGTCGCCCGCGTCGATCGCAGCCACCCGTGACTTGTTCACGTCCAACTCCGTCGAGGCATTGATCTACAACATCCAGACCCAGGACGCGGTCACGCAAGACATCCGTTCGACCGCCGAAGCAGCCGGCATTCCCGTCGTCGAGGTCACCGAGACACTCCCAGAGGGTCAGACCTACATCGAATGGCAAACCAAGGCGGCTCAGGATCTCGATGCCGCGCTGAGTGCATCCTGA
- a CDS encoding 5-oxoprolinase subunit PxpA gives MASIDLNSDLGESFGTWTLGDDDAMLSIVTSANIACGFHAGDPRTILDTCRAAADNAVRIGAQVGYRDLAGFGRRFIDMDAADLMADVLYQMGALDGLAQAAGSAIAYVKPHGALYNAIVTHREQARAVVDAVRTYDPTLPVLGLPGSVFLDEARDAGLRTVAEAFADRAYTASGELVPRRSEGAVLSDPSTVAERVLRLVRDGTIEAIDGSTVDVDAESVCVHGDSPGAVDMAFAIRKILFDNDIDTKAFV, from the coding sequence ATGGCCTCCATCGACCTCAACTCGGACCTCGGCGAGAGCTTCGGTACCTGGACACTCGGCGACGACGACGCCATGCTGTCGATCGTCACCAGCGCCAACATCGCGTGTGGTTTCCACGCCGGTGACCCTCGAACGATCCTCGACACGTGCCGTGCGGCCGCCGACAATGCCGTACGCATCGGCGCCCAAGTCGGCTACCGTGATCTCGCCGGATTCGGACGGCGCTTCATCGACATGGATGCTGCCGATCTGATGGCCGACGTTCTGTACCAGATGGGCGCACTCGACGGTCTCGCGCAGGCCGCAGGATCGGCCATCGCCTACGTCAAACCGCATGGTGCGCTGTACAACGCCATCGTCACTCACCGAGAGCAAGCGCGTGCCGTCGTCGATGCCGTGCGCACCTACGACCCGACGCTTCCCGTGCTCGGCCTGCCCGGTTCGGTGTTTCTCGACGAAGCCCGCGACGCCGGACTTCGAACCGTCGCCGAAGCGTTCGCCGATCGCGCGTACACGGCGTCGGGCGAGCTGGTGCCCAGGCGATCCGAAGGTGCGGTACTGTCCGACCCGTCGACGGTCGCCGAGCGCGTCCTTCGGCTGGTTCGCGACGGCACCATCGAGGCGATCGACGGGTCGACAGTCGACGTCGATGCCGAGTCGGTGTGTGTGCACGGAGATTCTCCGGGCGCAGTCGACATGGCTTTTGCTATCCGAAAAATACTGTTCGACAACGATATCGATACCAAAGCATTCGTCTGA
- a CDS encoding allophanate hydrolase subunit 1 translates to MIVHDAGDRALLVEFPDLTETMAFYRALADSTIEDVEDLVPAARTVLVRHNGNRDRVLTWVRDTEPSEATTELTVEPIVIPVVYDGDDLHDVADATGLTVAEVVSAHSEQTWTVAFGGFAPGFGYLVGTDARLHVPRRTRPRTTVPAGAVGLAGEFSGVYPRSSPGGWQLIGSTDAPLWDAQRDPPAMLRPGVTVRFEKL, encoded by the coding sequence ATGATCGTCCATGACGCCGGGGACCGCGCACTTCTCGTCGAGTTTCCGGATCTGACCGAGACGATGGCCTTCTACCGCGCACTCGCCGACAGCACCATCGAGGACGTCGAGGACCTGGTTCCGGCGGCTCGTACAGTTCTCGTGCGGCACAACGGAAACCGTGATCGAGTTCTCACATGGGTGCGCGACACCGAACCTTCCGAAGCCACGACGGAGTTGACGGTCGAACCAATTGTCATTCCGGTCGTTTACGACGGCGACGATCTCCACGACGTCGCCGACGCTACTGGCCTGACCGTCGCCGAAGTGGTCAGCGCGCACTCGGAACAGACCTGGACGGTCGCGTTCGGCGGATTCGCGCCCGGATTCGGCTATCTCGTCGGCACCGATGCGCGCCTGCATGTTCCGCGGCGCACTAGACCTCGCACCACGGTGCCCGCCGGCGCAGTCGGTCTCGCGGGCGAGTTCTCCGGCGTCTATCCACGCAGTTCACCGGGAGGCTGGCAGCTGATCGGAAGCACCGATGCGCCATTGTGGGACGCACAACGCGATCCTCCGGCCATGCTTCGTCCGGGGGTCACGGTTCGGTTCGAAAAGCTATGA
- the otsB gene encoding trehalose-phosphatase: MTALDLPLELRRALIGVARTPRLLVTSDYDGTMAPIVSDPLKAFPHPEAVSAMRGLATLAGTTAAVISGRALRDLATLSRLPAEVQLVGSHGSEFDVGFIHAIDDEAKRLLHDIAADMESIAARCPGVTVEVKPASAALHVRNAEPSDAERALDAVRNGVALRDGVQVTEGKSVIELAVIVTDKGVALDILRHQEGATAAVFFGDDVTDEKAFARLHGPDIGVKVGSGDSAAEFRIDSTAQVALALAFLLEERRQWLSGADAPRIERLTMLASPNAVALVTPDANVTWLCHPEPDSAAIFAHLLGGNEAGHFSVGPTRAALPLSQQYVDGTMTVQTKWSSLQVTDYLPHDVPSGQTSLTRVITGKATAVVTFAPRPEFGKVWVRLEPENDGLRIYGTADPMVLRSPGVRWNIVSDGAQQTAHAEVDPSAGPIVLELRLGSEDLEPSAVPEAERRQRAEAYWKDWVDGLTLPPLKRDLMKRSALTLRGLVHSDSGSIMAAATTSLPEEIGGVRNWDYRYCWLRDAALTASALVNLGSTAEAENYLSWIHGVLQSVPGPERLHPLYTIWGLGLPPEAVIDELPGYAGSRPVRVGNAANQQVQLDVFGPIVDLISSLSHAREAKGLHGKEALSENDWSLVRSMVEAVERRWSEPDHGIWEIRGNPRHHVYSKVMGWMTIDRALTLASTFDRETEPSWETLRSTIRAEVLEQGWNEEVQSYTAAYDGSDLDAATLHIGLSGLIDASDPRFAATVTATEAELRSGSTVYRYHHDDGLPGGEGGFHLCAAWLVEAYLLTGQRSEAEALFTQLVSAAGPTGLLSEEYDPVAERSLGNHPQAYSHLGLLRCAALLS, encoded by the coding sequence GTGACTGCACTGGATCTGCCGCTGGAACTTCGCCGCGCCCTCATCGGCGTTGCCCGGACCCCTCGATTGCTCGTCACTTCCGACTACGACGGCACGATGGCACCCATCGTGTCCGATCCGTTGAAGGCGTTTCCGCACCCCGAAGCCGTGAGCGCAATGCGCGGTCTCGCCACTCTCGCCGGGACGACCGCCGCTGTCATCTCCGGTCGAGCACTGCGCGACCTGGCAACACTGTCCCGTCTTCCTGCCGAAGTACAGCTCGTCGGCAGCCACGGCAGCGAATTCGACGTGGGCTTCATTCACGCCATCGACGACGAGGCCAAGAGGCTCCTGCACGACATCGCCGCCGATATGGAGTCGATCGCTGCTCGCTGCCCGGGCGTGACCGTCGAGGTCAAACCAGCGAGTGCGGCCCTGCACGTGCGCAACGCCGAACCCAGCGATGCCGAACGCGCCCTCGACGCGGTCCGAAACGGCGTTGCCCTGCGCGACGGCGTGCAGGTCACCGAGGGAAAATCGGTCATCGAGCTTGCCGTCATCGTCACCGACAAGGGCGTCGCCCTCGACATCCTTCGCCACCAGGAAGGGGCGACAGCGGCGGTCTTCTTCGGCGACGACGTCACCGACGAAAAGGCCTTCGCTCGGCTCCACGGCCCCGACATCGGCGTCAAGGTCGGCTCCGGCGACAGCGCGGCCGAGTTCCGCATCGACAGCACCGCACAGGTCGCTCTCGCCCTCGCGTTCCTCCTCGAGGAGCGTCGCCAATGGCTGTCCGGGGCAGACGCCCCGCGTATCGAGCGGTTGACCATGTTGGCAAGTCCCAACGCCGTCGCGCTCGTGACTCCCGACGCGAACGTGACTTGGCTCTGCCACCCCGAACCCGACTCGGCGGCAATATTCGCGCATCTCCTCGGCGGCAACGAAGCCGGCCATTTCAGCGTCGGACCCACCCGTGCGGCCCTGCCGCTCAGCCAGCAGTACGTCGACGGCACCATGACCGTGCAGACCAAATGGTCGAGCCTGCAGGTCACCGATTATCTGCCACACGACGTGCCTAGCGGCCAGACATCGCTGACCCGCGTCATCACCGGTAAAGCAACCGCCGTCGTGACATTCGCGCCGAGGCCCGAGTTCGGCAAGGTCTGGGTTCGCCTCGAACCCGAGAACGACGGTCTGCGCATCTACGGCACCGCGGATCCGATGGTGCTCCGCAGTCCGGGTGTGCGGTGGAACATCGTGTCCGACGGCGCGCAGCAGACCGCACACGCCGAAGTCGACCCGTCCGCAGGACCCATCGTTCTCGAATTACGGCTCGGCAGCGAAGATCTCGAACCTTCCGCGGTTCCGGAGGCAGAACGACGCCAGCGCGCCGAGGCCTACTGGAAGGACTGGGTCGACGGCCTGACCCTGCCACCGCTCAAGCGCGATCTGATGAAGCGGTCGGCGTTGACGCTACGTGGTTTGGTGCACTCCGATTCGGGTTCGATCATGGCTGCGGCCACCACCTCTCTGCCGGAGGAGATCGGCGGCGTCCGCAACTGGGACTACCGCTACTGCTGGCTACGAGACGCCGCACTGACCGCGTCCGCGCTGGTGAATCTCGGCTCGACAGCGGAAGCCGAGAACTACCTTTCCTGGATTCACGGTGTGCTGCAGTCGGTTCCGGGCCCCGAGCGCCTGCATCCGCTGTACACCATTTGGGGTCTTGGGCTGCCGCCGGAAGCCGTCATCGACGAGCTTCCCGGTTATGCCGGATCCCGGCCGGTACGCGTCGGAAACGCCGCGAACCAGCAGGTGCAGCTCGACGTGTTCGGACCGATCGTCGACCTCATCTCCTCCCTGTCGCACGCCCGCGAGGCAAAGGGGTTGCACGGGAAAGAAGCACTGTCCGAGAACGATTGGTCGCTCGTCCGGTCGATGGTCGAGGCCGTCGAGCGTCGCTGGTCGGAGCCCGATCACGGCATCTGGGAAATCCGCGGCAACCCACGTCACCACGTCTACTCCAAGGTGATGGGGTGGATGACCATCGACCGCGCCCTCACCCTCGCGTCCACATTCGATCGCGAGACCGAACCCAGCTGGGAGACACTGCGTTCGACGATTCGAGCCGAGGTCCTCGAGCAGGGCTGGAACGAAGAGGTCCAGTCCTACACCGCCGCATACGACGGCTCCGACCTCGACGCCGCGACACTCCACATCGGGCTTTCCGGGCTGATCGACGCGTCGGATCCGCGGTTCGCCGCGACGGTCACCGCCACGGAAGCAGAGCTACGCAGCGGATCGACGGTATACCGCTACCACCACGACGACGGATTGCCCGGCGGCGAAGGCGGCTTCCACCTATGCGCCGCGTGGCTCGTCGAGGCATACCTACTGACCGGGCAACGTTCCGAAGCTGAAGCTCTGTTCACCCAACTCGTCAGCGCTGCCGGACCGACCGGCCTCCTCAGCGAGGAGTACGACCCCGTCGCAGAGCGGTCCCTCGGCAACCATCCGCAGGCCTACAGTCACCTCGGACTGCTGCGGTGTGCGGCGTTGCTGAGCTGA